Proteins encoded in a region of the Zea mays cultivar B73 chromosome 4, Zm-B73-REFERENCE-NAM-5.0, whole genome shotgun sequence genome:
- the LOC103654889 gene encoding auxin-responsive protein SAUR71 produces the protein MKRLLRRLSRTVSVSVAGEDGGPAARPSSKHKHRRRRKGKKAGAVPEGHVPVCVGEEGGPAERFAVRAELLGEPPLAALLRRAAQEYGYAHPGALRIPCPVDDFRRLLLRLSHGPSSPAPDAMPRA, from the coding sequence ATGAAGCGGCTCCTGAGGCGGCTCTCCCGCACGGTATCGGTATCGGTGGCGGGGGAGGACGGAGGCCCGGCGGCGCGGCCCAGCAGCAAACACAAGCACCGGAGGAGGAGGAAGGGGAAGAAGGCGGGGGCGGTGCCGGAGGGCCACGTGCCCGTGTGCGTGGGCGAGGAGGGCGGCCCCGCGGAGCGCTTCGCCGTGCGCGCCGAGCTGCTCGGCGAGCCGCCCTTGGCCGCGCTGCTCCGCCGCGCCGCGCAGGAGTACGGCTACGCGCACCCTGGCGCGCTCCGCATCCCCTGCCCCGTCGACGACTTCCGCCGCCTCCTGCTCCGCCTCTCCCACGGCCCCTCGTCGCCCGCGCCGGATGCTATGCCTAGGGCCTAG
- the LOC100272428 gene encoding thiosulfate/3-mercaptopyruvate sulfurtransferase 1, mitochondrial isoform X6, producing the protein MPVENRDPWKEYQVAHIPGALFFDLDGIVDRTTDLPHMLPSEEAFAAAISELDIKNQDKVIVYDGKGFFSAPRVWWMFRVFGHKKVWVLDGGLPQWQASGFNVEKASPDDDAVLKSIAANRAVKRVYNGEQTNTISFQTEFQPNLFWALEKVAQNVTAKTYQQIDARAKGRFDGVAPEPREGVRSGHIPGSVCVPFPEMFDGAPPSLLLPADELRRKFQHAGISLDRPIVVTCGSGVTACILALGLYRIGKRDVPVYDGSWTEWEGQSDSDYPKVTAPGTA; encoded by the exons ATGCCGGTAGAGAACAGGGATCCATGGAAAGAATATCAG GTGGCACACATCCCCGGTGCGCTATTCTTCGACTTAGATGGCATAGTTGATCGGACAACTGAT TTACCGCACATGCTGCCATCAGAAGAGGCTTTTGCAGCAGCAATTTCTGAGCTGGATATAAAAAACCAGGATAAAGTTATTGTCTATGATGGAAAGGGATTCTTCAGTGCACCTCGTGTTTGGTG GATGTTTAGAGTGTTTGGGCACAAGAAAGTCTGGGTACTAGACGGCGGTTTGCCTCAGTGGCAAGCTTCTGGGTTCAACGTGGAAAAGGCCAGCCCTGACGATGACGCAGTTCTGAAATCAATCGCTGCAAACAGGGCTGTCAAAAGGGTTTATAATGGTGAACAG ACAAATACAATCTCGTTTCAGACTGAATTTCAGCCTAATCTATTCTGGGCACTGGAAAAG GTCGCACAAAACGTCACTGCTAAGACGTACCAACAGATAGATGCCAGAGCAAAGGGCAG atTCGACGGCGTGGCGCCAGAGCCACGGGAAGGGGTAAGGAGTGGGCATATACCAGGAAGCGTCTGCGTTCCGTTCCCCGAG ATGTTCGACGGCGCACCACCGAGCCTTCTCCTCCCCGCCGACGAGCTGCGGCGGAAGTTTCAGCACGCAG GAATCTCCCTGGACCGACCCATCGTCGTGACCTGCGGATCCGGCGTGACTGCCTGCATACTCGCTCTG GGGCTGTACAGGATCGGAAAGCGTGATGTGCCAGTCTACGATGGGTCCTGGACGGAGTGGGAGGGTCAGTCGGACTCCGATTACCCCAAAGTCACCGCTCCTGGTACAGCTTGA
- the LOC100272428 gene encoding thiosulfate/3-mercaptopyruvate sulfurtransferase 1, mitochondrial isoform X5, with product MLRKFRDILLLSPALLVLDASWYMPVENRDPWKEYQVAHIPGALFFDLDGIVDRTTDLPHMLPSEEAFAAAISELDIKNQDKVIVYDGKGFFSAPRVWWMFRVFGHKKVWVLDGGLPQWQASGFNVEKASPDDDAVLKSIAANRAVKRVYNGEQTNTISFQTEFQPNLFWALEKVAQNVTAKTYQQIDARAKGRFDGVAPEPREGVRSGHIPGSVCVPFPEMFDGAPPSLLLPADELRRKFQHAGISLDRPIVVTCGSGVTACILALGLYRIGKRDVPVYDGSWTEWEGQSDSDYPKVTAPGTA from the exons atgttaag aaagttCAGAGATATACTTCTTCTATCCCCTGCGTTACTG GTTTTGGATGCTTCCTGGTACATGCCGGTAGAGAACAGGGATCCATGGAAAGAATATCAG GTGGCACACATCCCCGGTGCGCTATTCTTCGACTTAGATGGCATAGTTGATCGGACAACTGAT TTACCGCACATGCTGCCATCAGAAGAGGCTTTTGCAGCAGCAATTTCTGAGCTGGATATAAAAAACCAGGATAAAGTTATTGTCTATGATGGAAAGGGATTCTTCAGTGCACCTCGTGTTTGGTG GATGTTTAGAGTGTTTGGGCACAAGAAAGTCTGGGTACTAGACGGCGGTTTGCCTCAGTGGCAAGCTTCTGGGTTCAACGTGGAAAAGGCCAGCCCTGACGATGACGCAGTTCTGAAATCAATCGCTGCAAACAGGGCTGTCAAAAGGGTTTATAATGGTGAACAG ACAAATACAATCTCGTTTCAGACTGAATTTCAGCCTAATCTATTCTGGGCACTGGAAAAG GTCGCACAAAACGTCACTGCTAAGACGTACCAACAGATAGATGCCAGAGCAAAGGGCAG atTCGACGGCGTGGCGCCAGAGCCACGGGAAGGGGTAAGGAGTGGGCATATACCAGGAAGCGTCTGCGTTCCGTTCCCCGAG ATGTTCGACGGCGCACCACCGAGCCTTCTCCTCCCCGCCGACGAGCTGCGGCGGAAGTTTCAGCACGCAG GAATCTCCCTGGACCGACCCATCGTCGTGACCTGCGGATCCGGCGTGACTGCCTGCATACTCGCTCTG GGGCTGTACAGGATCGGAAAGCGTGATGTGCCAGTCTACGATGGGTCCTGGACGGAGTGGGAGGGTCAGTCGGACTCCGATTACCCCAAAGTCACCGCTCCTGGTACAGCTTGA
- the LOC100272428 gene encoding Thiosulfate/3-mercaptopyruvate sulfurtransferase 1, mitochondrial, translating to MAQDDPVVSAQWLHEHLGMPDVKKVQRYTSSIPCVTGFGCFLVHAGREQGSMERISDGIVDRTTDLPHMLPSEEAFAAAISELDIKNQDKVIVYDGKGFFSAPRVWWMFRVFGHKKVWVLDGGLPQWQASGFNVEKASPDDDAVLKSIAANRAVKRVYNGEQTNTISFQTEFQPNLFWALEKVAQNVTAKTYQQIDARAKGRFDGVAPEPREGVRSGHIPGSVCVPFPEMFDGAPPSLLLPADELRRKFQHAGISLDRPIVVTCGSGVTACILALGLYRIGKRDVPVYDGSWTEWEGQSDSDYPKVTAPGTA from the exons ATGGCGCAGGATGATCCGGTTGTTTCTGCTCAGTGGCTGCACGAGCACCTAGGGATGCCTgatgttaag aaagttCAGAGATATACTTCTTCTATCCCCTGCGTTACTG GTTTTGGATGCTTCCTGGTACATGCCGGTAGAGAACAGGGATCCATGGAAAGAATATCAG ATGGCATAGTTGATCGGACAACTGAT TTACCGCACATGCTGCCATCAGAAGAGGCTTTTGCAGCAGCAATTTCTGAGCTGGATATAAAAAACCAGGATAAAGTTATTGTCTATGATGGAAAGGGATTCTTCAGTGCACCTCGTGTTTGGTG GATGTTTAGAGTGTTTGGGCACAAGAAAGTCTGGGTACTAGACGGCGGTTTGCCTCAGTGGCAAGCTTCTGGGTTCAACGTGGAAAAGGCCAGCCCTGACGATGACGCAGTTCTGAAATCAATCGCTGCAAACAGGGCTGTCAAAAGGGTTTATAATGGTGAACAG ACAAATACAATCTCGTTTCAGACTGAATTTCAGCCTAATCTATTCTGGGCACTGGAAAAG GTCGCACAAAACGTCACTGCTAAGACGTACCAACAGATAGATGCCAGAGCAAAGGGCAG atTCGACGGCGTGGCGCCAGAGCCACGGGAAGGGGTAAGGAGTGGGCATATACCAGGAAGCGTCTGCGTTCCGTTCCCCGAG ATGTTCGACGGCGCACCACCGAGCCTTCTCCTCCCCGCCGACGAGCTGCGGCGGAAGTTTCAGCACGCAG GAATCTCCCTGGACCGACCCATCGTCGTGACCTGCGGATCCGGCGTGACTGCCTGCATACTCGCTCTG GGGCTGTACAGGATCGGAAAGCGTGATGTGCCAGTCTACGATGGGTCCTGGACGGAGTGGGAGGGTCAGTCGGACTCCGATTACCCCAAAGTCACCGCTCCTGGTACAGCTTGA
- the LOC100272428 gene encoding thiosulfate/3-mercaptopyruvate sulfurtransferase 1, mitochondrial isoform X1, with protein sequence MLPPTETVRRPRSLGLSAARRSVMAQDDPVVSAQWLHEHLGMPDVKKVQRYTSSIPCVTGFGCFLVHAGREQGSMERISDGIVDRTTDLPHMLPSEEAFAAAISELDIKNQDKVIVYDGKGFFSAPRVWWMFRVFGHKKVWVLDGGLPQWQASGFNVEKASPDDDAVLKSIAANRAVKRVYNGEQTNTISFQTEFQPNLFWALEKVAQNVTAKTYQQIDARAKGRFDGVAPEPREGVRSGHIPGSVCVPFPEMFDGAPPSLLLPADELRRKFQHAGISLDRPIVVTCGSGVTACILALGLYRIGKRDVPVYDGSWTEWEGQSDSDYPKVTAPGTA encoded by the exons ATGTTGCCACCGACAGAAACTG TCCGGCGACCTAGGTCTCTCGGCTTGTCCGCAGCCCGCCGGTCAGTAATGGCGCAGGATGATCCGGTTGTTTCTGCTCAGTGGCTGCACGAGCACCTAGGGATGCCTgatgttaag aaagttCAGAGATATACTTCTTCTATCCCCTGCGTTACTG GTTTTGGATGCTTCCTGGTACATGCCGGTAGAGAACAGGGATCCATGGAAAGAATATCAG ATGGCATAGTTGATCGGACAACTGAT TTACCGCACATGCTGCCATCAGAAGAGGCTTTTGCAGCAGCAATTTCTGAGCTGGATATAAAAAACCAGGATAAAGTTATTGTCTATGATGGAAAGGGATTCTTCAGTGCACCTCGTGTTTGGTG GATGTTTAGAGTGTTTGGGCACAAGAAAGTCTGGGTACTAGACGGCGGTTTGCCTCAGTGGCAAGCTTCTGGGTTCAACGTGGAAAAGGCCAGCCCTGACGATGACGCAGTTCTGAAATCAATCGCTGCAAACAGGGCTGTCAAAAGGGTTTATAATGGTGAACAG ACAAATACAATCTCGTTTCAGACTGAATTTCAGCCTAATCTATTCTGGGCACTGGAAAAG GTCGCACAAAACGTCACTGCTAAGACGTACCAACAGATAGATGCCAGAGCAAAGGGCAG atTCGACGGCGTGGCGCCAGAGCCACGGGAAGGGGTAAGGAGTGGGCATATACCAGGAAGCGTCTGCGTTCCGTTCCCCGAG ATGTTCGACGGCGCACCACCGAGCCTTCTCCTCCCCGCCGACGAGCTGCGGCGGAAGTTTCAGCACGCAG GAATCTCCCTGGACCGACCCATCGTCGTGACCTGCGGATCCGGCGTGACTGCCTGCATACTCGCTCTG GGGCTGTACAGGATCGGAAAGCGTGATGTGCCAGTCTACGATGGGTCCTGGACGGAGTGGGAGGGTCAGTCGGACTCCGATTACCCCAAAGTCACCGCTCCTGGTACAGCTTGA
- the LOC100272428 gene encoding thiosulfate/3-mercaptopyruvate sulfurtransferase 1, mitochondrial isoform X4 encodes MAQDDPVVSAQWLHEHLGMPDVKVLDASWYMPVENRDPWKEYQVAHIPGALFFDLDGIVDRTTDLPHMLPSEEAFAAAISELDIKNQDKVIVYDGKGFFSAPRVWWMFRVFGHKKVWVLDGGLPQWQASGFNVEKASPDDDAVLKSIAANRAVKRVYNGEQTNTISFQTEFQPNLFWALEKVAQNVTAKTYQQIDARAKGRFDGVAPEPREGVRSGHIPGSVCVPFPEMFDGAPPSLLLPADELRRKFQHAGISLDRPIVVTCGSGVTACILALGLYRIGKRDVPVYDGSWTEWEGQSDSDYPKVTAPGTA; translated from the exons ATGGCGCAGGATGATCCGGTTGTTTCTGCTCAGTGGCTGCACGAGCACCTAGGGATGCCTgatgttaag GTTTTGGATGCTTCCTGGTACATGCCGGTAGAGAACAGGGATCCATGGAAAGAATATCAG GTGGCACACATCCCCGGTGCGCTATTCTTCGACTTAGATGGCATAGTTGATCGGACAACTGAT TTACCGCACATGCTGCCATCAGAAGAGGCTTTTGCAGCAGCAATTTCTGAGCTGGATATAAAAAACCAGGATAAAGTTATTGTCTATGATGGAAAGGGATTCTTCAGTGCACCTCGTGTTTGGTG GATGTTTAGAGTGTTTGGGCACAAGAAAGTCTGGGTACTAGACGGCGGTTTGCCTCAGTGGCAAGCTTCTGGGTTCAACGTGGAAAAGGCCAGCCCTGACGATGACGCAGTTCTGAAATCAATCGCTGCAAACAGGGCTGTCAAAAGGGTTTATAATGGTGAACAG ACAAATACAATCTCGTTTCAGACTGAATTTCAGCCTAATCTATTCTGGGCACTGGAAAAG GTCGCACAAAACGTCACTGCTAAGACGTACCAACAGATAGATGCCAGAGCAAAGGGCAG atTCGACGGCGTGGCGCCAGAGCCACGGGAAGGGGTAAGGAGTGGGCATATACCAGGAAGCGTCTGCGTTCCGTTCCCCGAG ATGTTCGACGGCGCACCACCGAGCCTTCTCCTCCCCGCCGACGAGCTGCGGCGGAAGTTTCAGCACGCAG GAATCTCCCTGGACCGACCCATCGTCGTGACCTGCGGATCCGGCGTGACTGCCTGCATACTCGCTCTG GGGCTGTACAGGATCGGAAAGCGTGATGTGCCAGTCTACGATGGGTCCTGGACGGAGTGGGAGGGTCAGTCGGACTCCGATTACCCCAAAGTCACCGCTCCTGGTACAGCTTGA
- the LOC100272428 gene encoding thiosulfate/3-mercaptopyruvate sulfurtransferase 1, mitochondrial isoform X2, whose translation MLPPTETVRRPRSLGLSAARRSVMAQDDPVVSAQWLHEHLGMPDVKVLDASWYMPVENRDPWKEYQVAHIPGALFFDLDGIVDRTTDLPHMLPSEEAFAAAISELDIKNQDKVIVYDGKGFFSAPRVWWMFRVFGHKKVWVLDGGLPQWQASGFNVEKASPDDDAVLKSIAANRAVKRVYNGEQTNTISFQTEFQPNLFWALEKVAQNVTAKTYQQIDARAKGRFDGVAPEPREGVRSGHIPGSVCVPFPEMFDGAPPSLLLPADELRRKFQHAGISLDRPIVVTCGSGVTACILALGLYRIGKRDVPVYDGSWTEWEGQSDSDYPKVTAPGTA comes from the exons ATGTTGCCACCGACAGAAACTG TCCGGCGACCTAGGTCTCTCGGCTTGTCCGCAGCCCGCCGGTCAGTAATGGCGCAGGATGATCCGGTTGTTTCTGCTCAGTGGCTGCACGAGCACCTAGGGATGCCTgatgttaag GTTTTGGATGCTTCCTGGTACATGCCGGTAGAGAACAGGGATCCATGGAAAGAATATCAG GTGGCACACATCCCCGGTGCGCTATTCTTCGACTTAGATGGCATAGTTGATCGGACAACTGAT TTACCGCACATGCTGCCATCAGAAGAGGCTTTTGCAGCAGCAATTTCTGAGCTGGATATAAAAAACCAGGATAAAGTTATTGTCTATGATGGAAAGGGATTCTTCAGTGCACCTCGTGTTTGGTG GATGTTTAGAGTGTTTGGGCACAAGAAAGTCTGGGTACTAGACGGCGGTTTGCCTCAGTGGCAAGCTTCTGGGTTCAACGTGGAAAAGGCCAGCCCTGACGATGACGCAGTTCTGAAATCAATCGCTGCAAACAGGGCTGTCAAAAGGGTTTATAATGGTGAACAG ACAAATACAATCTCGTTTCAGACTGAATTTCAGCCTAATCTATTCTGGGCACTGGAAAAG GTCGCACAAAACGTCACTGCTAAGACGTACCAACAGATAGATGCCAGAGCAAAGGGCAG atTCGACGGCGTGGCGCCAGAGCCACGGGAAGGGGTAAGGAGTGGGCATATACCAGGAAGCGTCTGCGTTCCGTTCCCCGAG ATGTTCGACGGCGCACCACCGAGCCTTCTCCTCCCCGCCGACGAGCTGCGGCGGAAGTTTCAGCACGCAG GAATCTCCCTGGACCGACCCATCGTCGTGACCTGCGGATCCGGCGTGACTGCCTGCATACTCGCTCTG GGGCTGTACAGGATCGGAAAGCGTGATGTGCCAGTCTACGATGGGTCCTGGACGGAGTGGGAGGGTCAGTCGGACTCCGATTACCCCAAAGTCACCGCTCCTGGTACAGCTTGA